A stretch of the Lentisphaerota bacterium genome encodes the following:
- a CDS encoding ATP-binding cassette domain-containing protein, producing the protein MNEQPTTDSEHANAGTAPAIRVCGLTLAYGARVIQRDLAFTVNRGDIFVIMGGSGCGKSTLLRHLIGLQRPVAGEVFYGTVPFWKRSTAERREVMRGFGVLYQGGALWSSLTVAENVALPLQLYSDLSPAAIRERVAFKLALVGLAGCEACHPGELSGGMKKRAGLARALALDPEIVFFDEPSAGLDPVSAKRLDDLILELRESLGTTVVVVTHELASLFAISTNGVFLDAEAQTQLALGSPRELLARSDDPRVIRFLTRDGDRPPQPANLPAAKE; encoded by the coding sequence TTCGGAGCACGCGAACGCTGGCACGGCGCCGGCGATCCGCGTCTGCGGACTGACGCTGGCCTACGGGGCGCGGGTGATCCAGCGGGATCTCGCCTTTACGGTGAATCGGGGGGATATCTTCGTCATCATGGGCGGCAGCGGTTGTGGCAAGAGCACGTTGCTGCGCCATCTGATCGGGTTGCAGCGGCCGGTGGCGGGCGAGGTGTTTTACGGGACGGTGCCGTTCTGGAAGCGTTCGACCGCCGAGCGGCGGGAGGTGATGCGCGGCTTTGGCGTGTTGTATCAGGGCGGGGCGCTGTGGAGCTCCCTGACTGTGGCGGAGAACGTGGCGCTGCCCCTCCAGCTTTACTCCGATCTGTCGCCCGCAGCCATTCGCGAGCGGGTGGCGTTCAAGCTGGCGCTGGTCGGTCTGGCCGGGTGCGAAGCCTGTCATCCCGGGGAGCTCAGCGGCGGGATGAAGAAGCGCGCGGGGCTGGCTCGGGCGTTGGCGCTGGATCCCGAAATCGTCTTTTTTGACGAACCGTCTGCGGGGCTTGACCCCGTGAGCGCAAAACGGCTGGATGACCTCATTCTGGAGCTGCGCGAGAGCCTGGGCACGACGGTCGTGGTGGTCACGCACGAGCTGGCCAGCCTCTTCGCGATCAGCACGAACGGTGTGTTTCTCGATGCCGAGGCGCAGACCCAGCTGGCGCTGGGATCGCCGCGGGAGTTGCTTGCCCGGTCGGATGATCCGCGGGTGATCCGTTTTCTGACGCGCGACGGGGACCGCC